GTAGCTATGAGACACCCAGCGCCAAGCTGGGCCTGCTCAACCGCATCCTGCGCTACGATCTGCCGCTGGATTATCGCAGCCAGCAAAATGCGATTTTGCAGGAAACCGACCGCAACAAACTCAACAAGGTTATTACCGAACTGCTGACGCCGAAGGACATGTCCATCGTCGTGGTCGGTGATGCCGCGAATATCCGTGAAAGCGTCGAGGCGCTGGGTATGCCGATTGTTGAGCTGGACGAAGACGGTTACGTCATCGAAGACAAGGAGCCGGCGCAACCGGAGGCAGCGAGCCTGTAAACGGGCTTGGTCCCAAACAAAAAAAGCGGCCTCGGCCGCTTTTTTTGTGTCTGTCCGCGCAGCATAGCGCGCGCCTGATCAGTGTCAGCCGGCGTGGGCGCGCGCCGCTCGGGCGGCGTGCAGCTTCTTGTAGCTGTCGATCAGGCGCAGGTGCTTGTCCAGACCTTCCAGTTGCATGTTGGTGGGTGTGAGGCCGTGGAAGCGCACGGTTCCGTCCACCGACCCAATGACGGCCTGCAAGACATCCTCGCCGTACATACGGCCGAGGTTGAACGTGAAGTCTTCCAGCTCGAGTTCATCATCCAGGGTTATTTCCAGCACCGCCTGCACCGCGCGGTAGAACAGCCCCCGCTCCACGGTGTTGTCGTTGTACTGCAGGAAGGCTTCCACCAGTTCCAGCGCTTCTTCGTGGCGTTGCAGCACGAGATAAACCAGTATTTTCAGTTCGAGTACGGTTAGCTGACCCCAAACAGTGTTCTCATCGAACTCCACGCCGATCAATGTGATGATGGTTTCGTAGTTGTCGATCTGGCTCTCTTCCAGACGCTCAACCAGGTCTTCCAGCTGCGCGTCGTCCAGGCGATGCAGGTTCAGAATATCCTCGCGGTAATCCAGTGCCTTGTTGGTGTTGTCCCAGATCAGGTCTTCTACCGGGTACACCTCGGAATAGCCCGGCACCAGAATCCGGCAGGCTGGTGCGCCCAGTTCGTCATAGGTCGCTATATAAACCTCTTTACCCATCTCCTCGAGAATCCGGAATAGACGGTCGGCCTCGCTCTTATTGATATGAGTATTGGTATTGATATCGACAGGGTTCCCGGACGTCGTTTCCGGGGTAAAGTCCCATTCGACGAATTCGAAATCCGCGCTGGCACTGAAGAAACGCCAGGAAACCACACCAGTCGAGTCGATAAAGTGTTCGACAAAATTCTGCGGCTCTGTGACTTCAAGACTGTTAAACGTGGGCGGCGGTACATCGTTGAGGCCTTCAAAACTGCGCCCCTGCATCAGTTCGGTCAGGCTGCGCTCCAGCGCCACGTGCAGGCTCGGGTGCGCACCGAAGGATGCAAACACACCGCCGGTGCGCGGGTTCATCAGGGTCACGCACATCACCGGGAACTGGCCACCGAGCGACGCGTCCTTCACCAGAATCGGAAAGCCCTGCTTTTCCAGCTCGTCGATGCCCTCGACAATATCCGGGTATTTTGCAAGCACCTCGGCCGGCACGTCGGGCAGTGCCAGCTCCTGCTCCAGAATCTGTTTTTTAACCGCCCGCTCGAAGATTTCTGAAAGACACTGTACCTCCGCTTCCGGCAAGGTATTACCCGCGCTCATGCCGTTGCTGAGAAAAAGGTTTTCAATCAGGTTGGAGGGGAAATACACCACCTCGCCGTCGGATTTGCGCACGAATGGCAGAGAGCAGATACCGCGGTCCGCGCGGCCGGAATTGGTGTCAATCAGGTTGGAACCGGCCAACTCCCCTTCGGGATTGTAAATCGCCCGCGTGTAGTCATCGAGAATGCCTTCGGGCAGCGCATCGTCCTCCGGCACCGCAAACCATCGCTCGTTCGGGTAATGCACGAATGCCGCATTCGCAATTTCTTCACCAAAAAACTGATCGTTGTAGAAGAAGTTGCAGTTCAGGCGCTCGATAAACTCTCCCAGTGCCGAGCACAGCGCACTTTCCTTGGTGGCGCCCTTGCCGTTGGTAAAGCACATGGGCGAAGCCGCATCGCGAATATGCAACGACCACACATGCGGCACGATATTGCGCCAGGAGGCAATCTCGATCTTCATCCCCAGATCCGCAAGGATCCTGGTCATATTGGCAATGGTCTGTTCGAGCGGCAGGTCCTTGCCCTCGATAAATGTCTGCTGCCCGGCTTCCGGTGTCGCCATCAGCAGTGCCTGGGCATCCTCCGCCAGGTTTTCCACGGTCTCGATCTGGAAGTCCGGCCCGGTCTGGATCACTTTTTTCACAGTACAGCGGTCGATGGCGCGCAGAATCCCCTGGCGATCCTTCTCGGAAATATCCTCCGGCAGCTCTACCTGAATCTTGAAGATCTGGTTGTAACGGTTTTCCGGATCCACGATGTTGTTCTGCGACAGGCGGATATTGTGGGTAGGGATATCCCGCGCCAGGCAATAGACCCGCACAAAATACGCCGCACACAAGGCCGAAGATGCCAGGAAGTAGTCAAACGGGCTCGGCGCCGAACCGTCGCCCTTATAGCGGATCGGCTGGTCAGTAATGACCGTGAAGTCGTCAAACTTGGCTTCAAGGCGCAGGTTTTCAAGGAAGTTGACGTTAATTTCCATGGGAACTACCGGATTTGGAGAATGTGTGGTGGCCGGCCGTCTCGGTCAGGCGACGGCGCGGCATTATGCAGAATTTAGGGT
The nucleotide sequence above comes from Microbulbifer salipaludis. Encoded proteins:
- a CDS encoding OsmC domain/YcaO domain-containing protein; translation: MEINVNFLENLRLEAKFDDFTVITDQPIRYKGDGSAPSPFDYFLASSALCAAYFVRVYCLARDIPTHNIRLSQNNIVDPENRYNQIFKIQVELPEDISEKDRQGILRAIDRCTVKKVIQTGPDFQIETVENLAEDAQALLMATPEAGQQTFIEGKDLPLEQTIANMTRILADLGMKIEIASWRNIVPHVWSLHIRDAASPMCFTNGKGATKESALCSALGEFIERLNCNFFYNDQFFGEEIANAAFVHYPNERWFAVPEDDALPEGILDDYTRAIYNPEGELAGSNLIDTNSGRADRGICSLPFVRKSDGEVVYFPSNLIENLFLSNGMSAGNTLPEAEVQCLSEIFERAVKKQILEQELALPDVPAEVLAKYPDIVEGIDELEKQGFPILVKDASLGGQFPVMCVTLMNPRTGGVFASFGAHPSLHVALERSLTELMQGRSFEGLNDVPPPTFNSLEVTEPQNFVEHFIDSTGVVSWRFFSASADFEFVEWDFTPETTSGNPVDINTNTHINKSEADRLFRILEEMGKEVYIATYDELGAPACRILVPGYSEVYPVEDLIWDNTNKALDYREDILNLHRLDDAQLEDLVERLEESQIDNYETIITLIGVEFDENTVWGQLTVLELKILVYLVLQRHEEALELVEAFLQYNDNTVERGLFYRAVQAVLEITLDDELELEDFTFNLGRMYGEDVLQAVIGSVDGTVRFHGLTPTNMQLEGLDKHLRLIDSYKKLHAARAARAHAG